A region from the Benincasa hispida cultivar B227 chromosome 12, ASM972705v1, whole genome shotgun sequence genome encodes:
- the LOC120067850 gene encoding NAC domain-containing protein 86: MAPVSLPPGFRFHPTDEELVAYYLKRKINGREIELEIIPEVDLYKCEPWDLPGKSLLPSKDLEWYFFSPRDRKYPNGSRTNRATKAGYWKATGKDRKVNSQSRAVGMKKTLVYYRGRAPHGARTDWVMHEYRLDDRECEVASSGLQDAYALCRVFKKSATIAPKIEDNHPYSNITSSSNHFINSSDQSSEPESSNYSIPFDAFQCQSQSQSHLVNKDCNPFDMFAATREAKWSQFLSEEAFNNSAPSFPSYANIPYPPSKVDIALECARLQHRFTLPPLEVEDYPQSGYSDHFKTPQPTNPTMLGGSSEASTDILQEILSVAQASQELANQSCALDAPTWDGGLANNNNNNNVYASSNDQDFTFMAAKDGFQDWNSAVTFDVESSWEDPYSKCIDVGNVGDDIPVENLRWIGMSNKDLDKNCMEDSKLVPIENISNFQIEDHQNQLQDQSVVISGDMNDFSLAFINEDVPNANNYDMEGSGNTMANYSISPSFEVVEEIKVNHGLFISTRQVAETFFHQTMPSETVKVQNLNSNFMAPNFISLHEKTPQKTASFSSLKNPWNNFQRKIVSILELLLIFIVYSDEEEEGKDNNNNNNGDEGENLLSEDKECRSKGKKGGALNMILKKTGILFSIASLAICTIWVNYI, encoded by the exons ATGGCTCCTGTTTCATTGCCTCCTGGCTTCCGATTCCATCCAACCGATGAAGAACTCGTCGCGTACTACCTCAAACGAAAGATCAACGGTCGGGAGATCGAGCTTGAGATCATCCCTGAAGTTGATCTTTACAAATGTGAGCCATGGGATTTGCCAG GAAAGTCATTGCTTCCTAGCAAGGATCTTGAATGGTACTTCTTCAGCCCTAGAGATAGAAAATATCCAAATGGGTCAAGAACCAATAGAGCAACTAAAGCTGGATATTGGAAAGCCACAGGAAAAGATAGGAAAGTGAATTCCCAATCAAGAGCTGTGGGGATGAAGAAAACCCTAGTTTACTACCGGGGCCGAGCCCCGCACGGTGCTCGTACTGATTGGGTCATGCACGAGTATCGTCTTGATGATCGAGAATGTGAAGTCGCTTCTTCTGGCTTGCAG GATGCTTATGCACTTTGTCGTGTGTTCAAGAAGAGTGCAACCATAGCACCAAAAATAGAAGATAATCATCCATATTCCAATATTACTTCATCTTCTAACCACTTCATAAACAGTAGTGACCAATCTTCTGAACCAGAGAGTTCAAATTATTCTATTCCATTTGATGCTTTTCAATGTCAATCCCAATCCCAATCCCATTTGGTTAATAAGGATTGTAATCCATTTGACATGTTTGCTGCAACAAGAGAAGCAAAATGGTCTCAATTCTTATCTGAAGAAGCCTTCAATAATTCAGCTCCTTCATTCCCAAGTTATGCAAATATTCCATACCCTCCTTCCAAG GTGGACATAGCATTAGAATGTGCAAGGTTACAACACCGTTTCACTTTGCCACCATTGGAGGTGGAGGATTACCCTCAGTCCGGCTACTCCGATCACTTCAAAACGCCGCAACCGACGAACCCCACCATGCTCGGTGGTTCGAGCGAGGCATCTACCGACATATTGCAAGAGATTCTTTCAGTGGCTCAGGCCTCTCAAGAGCTTGCCAACCAATCTTGTGCACTTGATGCACCCACATGGGATGGAGGGCTtgccaataataataataataataatgtttatgCTTCTTCTAATGATCAAGACTTCACTTTCATGGCTGCCAAAGATGGCTTTCAAGACTGGAATTCTGCTGTAACATTTGATGTTGAGAGCTCATGGGAGGATCCTTATTCTAAGTGTATAGATGTTGGCAACGTCGGTGACGATATCCCCGTCGAGAACTTGAGATGGATCGGAATGTCTAACAAAGATCTCGACAAG AATTGCATGGAAGATTCTAAGCTAGTTCCCATAGAGAACATTTCAAACTTCCAAATTGAAGATCATCAAAATCAACTTCAAG ATCAATCTGTTGTGATTAGTGGCGACATGAACGATTTCTCACTCGCATTCATTAACGAAGACGTCCCAAACGCTAACAACTATGACATGGAAGGATCAGGCAATACCATGGCGAACTACTCGATCTCTCCGAGTTTCGAGGTGGTCGAGGAAATCAAAGTCAACCATGGCCTATTCATCTCAACAAGACAAGTAGCTGAGACCTTCTTCCACCAAACAATGCCTTCAGAGACTGTTAAAGTCCAAAACTTAAACTCTAATTTCATGGCACCAAATTTCATTAGTCTCCATGAGAAAACTCCTCAAAAAACAGCCTCTTTTTCATCTCTGAAAAATCcatggaataacttccaaaggAAAATAGTTTCAATTCTTGAACTTTTGTTGATCTTCATAGTGTAttctgatgaagaagaagaaggaaaagataataataataataataatggtgaTGAAGGTGAAAATTTGTTAAGTGAAGATAAAGAATGCAGATCAAAGGGGAAGAAAGGAGGAGCTTTGAACATGATTTTGAAGAAGACAGGGATTTTATTTAGCATTGCTTCATTGGCTATTTGTACCATTTGGGtaaattatatttga